One Sphingobium sp. Cam5-1 genomic window, CTGCTAACTAAACAACAGGCACTGGCCTGGTCCGCGTTCGCTCGCCACTACTAACGGAATCTCGGTTGATGTCTTTTCCTCCGGGTACTGAGATGTTTCAGTTCCCCGGGTTCGCTTCACCAAAGCCTATTTTATTCAGCTTAGTGATACCTCAACCATTTAACCGCCAACCTGATTGCTCAGACCAGAGATTAAATGGTGAAGGTGGGTTGTCCCATTCGGAAATCGCGGGATCAAAGCTTGCTCACAGCTCCCCCACGCTTATCGCAGCGTGCCACGTCCTTCATCGCCTGTACATGCCAAGGCATTCACCAGATGCCCTTACCTCACGCTTGAGAGTCCACACCACCAATGACAGCACTGGAGTAGCACTGCATCAGCTTGTATTCGGTGTGGTGATTTAACTCAGCCAGATAATCATTTTGTGTACAACACCGATCCGTTTCCTTGGTCGTAAAGACCGCAAAAACCGATCCATGTCGCCACGGCATCGATTAAAAAACCCATTCACAATGTCAAAGAAAGGCGTTTACGCCTCATAATTGCTGGCAAGCCAGCAAAACCGCTACTCTTCATCTCTGGAAATTTTCTGAGCTGCTCCGCGATACATCGCTACGCAGTCGGGATGGTGGAGCCTATCGGGATCGAACCGATGACCTGATGCTTGCAAAGCAACCGCTCTCCCAGCTGAGCTAAGGCCCCCTAACCAAACCAAATGGTGGGCCGGGGAGGAGTTGAACCTCCGACCTCACGCTTATCAGGCGTGCGCTCTAACCACCTGAGCTACCGGCCCGGTGCCCGCAGGCTGCTTTTTACAGCAGCGCGAGGCGCTCGAAAGCCTGCCAGGCAGATGCATCTCTTGCGAGATGCATTTTCCAGTGATGAAGGGACATGAGGACGGCGGCTATGTTCTTTGGAAATGACGAAGCTCTTCCTGTGTCAAGCACAGGCGCTTTCGTCACGATCCTTAGAAAGGAGGTGATCCAGCCGCAGGTTCCCCTACGGCTACCTTGTTACGACTTCACCCCAGTCGCTAAACCCACTGTGGTCGCCTGCCTCCTTGCGGTTAGCTCAACGCCTTCGAGTGAATCCAACTCCCATGGTGTGACGGGCGGTGTGTACAAGGCCTGGGAACGTATTCACCGCGGCATGCTGATCCGCGATTACTAGCGATTCCGCCTTCACGCTCTCGAGTTGCAGAGAACGATCCGAACTGAGACGACTTTTGGAGATTAGCTCCTCCTCGCGGAGTGGCTGCCCACTGTAGTCGCCATTGTAGCACGTGTGTAGCCCAACGCGTAAGGGCCATGAGGACTTGACGTCATCCCCACCTTCCTCCGGCTTATCACCGGCGGTTCCTTTAGAGTACCCAACTAAATGATGGCAACTAAAGGCGAGGGTTGCGCTCGTTGCGGGACTTAACCCAACATCTCACGACACGAGCTGACGACAGCCATGCAGCACCTGTCACCTATCCAGCCGAACTGAAGGAAAGTGTCTCCACGATCCGCGATAGGGATGTCAAACGTTGGTAAGGTTCTGCGCGTTGCTTCGAATTAAACCACATGCTCCACCGCTTGTGCAGGCCCCCGTCAATTCCTTTGAGTTTTAATCTTGCGACCGTACTCCCCAGGCGGATAACTTAATGCGTTAGCTGCGCCACTGAAATGCCATGCACCCCAGCAGCTAGTTATCATCGTTTACGGCGTGGACTACCAGGGTATCTAATCCTGTTTGCTCCCCACGCTTTCGCACCTCAGCGTCAACAATCGTCCAGTGAGCCGCCTTCGCCACTGGTGTTCTTCCGAATATCTACGAATTTCACCTCTACACTCGGAATTCCACTCACCTCTCCGATGTTCAAGCAATCCAGTCTCAAAGGCAGTTCCGGGGTTGAGCCCCGGGCTTTCACCTCTGACTTAAATCGCCGCCTACGTGCGCTTTACGCCCAGTAATTCCGAACAACGCTAGCCCCCTCCGTATTACCGCGGCTGCTGGCACGGAGTTAGCCGGGGCTTATTCTCCCGGTACTGTCATTATCATCCCGGGTAAAAGAGCTTTACAACCCTAAGGCCTTCATCACTCACGCGGCATTGCTGGATCAGGCTTGCGCCCATTGTCCAATATTCCCTACTGCTGCCTCCCGTAGGAGTCTGGGCCGTGTCTCAGTCCCAGTGTGGCTGATCATCCTCTCAGACCAGCTAAGGATCGTCGCCTTGGTGAGCCTTTACCTCACCAACTAGCTAATCCTACGCGGGCTCATCCCTGGGCGATAAATCTTTGGACTTTCGTCATCATCCGGTATTAGCGTCAGTTTCCCGACGTTATTCCGAACCCAAGGGCAGATTCCCACGCGTTACGCACCCGTGCGCCACTAGACCCGAAGATCTCGTTCGACTTGCATGTATTAGGCATGCCGCCAGCGTTCGTTCTGAGCCAGGATCAAACTCTCAAGTTTGATGTCCGATCTGTATCCAGGCGGAATAAGCCCAAACACAAACCGCTCATTTTCAGGAGCCATTCCTGCACAAATTTCTTACATGGTTACGTAAGGACATTGTGAGAAATGGCTAAATTTAACCGAGTACCCTACGCCTGAAAGCCGTAAGAACCCGGAGCCGCCGCCCACATGTCCCTTCATCATACTAACAATGTCAAAGAGCCATCCAAATGTCGAAGCGGACAACCGATGTTCCCCGATCCTTACGTTCCGGGGGACTGGTGTCCGTCTATATTGGCGACCGATCGAAGCGAGAACCAGTGGCGCTCACCGCGTCGGTGGAGTGGCATCTAGGCGCGTCATCTGAGTCGGTCAACAGGAAAAAACAGGAGCGGGCAAATTTCTTCTCCCTGGCGCCCGAAACGGCGGAAAAGCGCCACTTTCGCCCCTATCCTGCCACCTCGCCCGGCCAGGTTTCAGTACCAACCTGCGCTTGCGCCTGCGCATTATAGCGCCCGCCCGACGCCGCGCCCGGCGGGAACAGGGCATCGACCGCCGCCAGCACATCGGCGGGCAAATCCAGCGTCAGCGCCGCCAGGTCCTCATCCAGATGCGCGATGCTGGTGGTGCCGGGAATCGGCACGATAGTGTCGCCCTTCGACAGCAGCCATGCGAGGCAGAGCTGCGCCGCGCTGCACCCCGCCCCCTGCGCCAGCGTCCGCAATCCTTCATAAAGGGCCATATTATGGGCAAGGTGCGGCGGCCGGAATCGCGGCATGTCCGCGCGCAAGTCGCCCGCATCCACTCCCTCTTCTCCGATCCGCCCGGCAAGCAGCCCCCGACCAAGCGGCGAAAAGGCGACGAAACCGATGCCCAATTCCGCGCAAACATCCAGCACCGCGATTTCCGGGTTGCGCGTCCATGGCGAATATTCGGTCTGCACCGCCGCGATCGGATGCACGGCATGCGCGCGCCTGATCGTCGCGGCCGACATTTCGGACAGGCCGATCGCACGGATCTTCCCCGCCTCGACCGCCCGCACCAAAGCCCCCATCGATTCCTCAATCGGCACCTTGGGGTCCAGCCTGTGCATATAATAGAGGTCGATCTGCTCGACCCGCAGCCGCCGCAATGCCACCTCCAGCACGCTGGCGATCGCTTGCGGCGATCCATCCAGCCCCCGCTTGCCGTCAATCTCGCCCAGCACGCACTTGCTCGCCAGCGTGAATTCGCCGCGACGGTGCATCAAACTGCGGCCGAGCAGCTCTTCATTGCGGCCAAAGCCATAAATTGCGGCGGTATCGAAAAACGTCACCCCCGAATCGAGCGCATGCAGCAGCAACCTTTCAGCCTGGTCGACATCCGGGCGCGGCATATAACCGTGGCTAAGGTTCATGCACCCAAGGCCTATCGCGGAAACGGTCAGCGGCCCAATCTGGCGGGTTGGTAGCGTGTTTGGCATGATGGGATCCCGGAAGAATGCGGTTTTTTGATATATATGCCAGCATTCACCATCGTACTTGGGCGCGCAACATTGATCTTGGTCACGGCCCTTTCCCCCTACCGCATGCAAATTCAGCATCGATTGCGGATTTGAAGGATTTCTGCGATAGCATTCCCGATTGAGCTTCAACTTGCCACGCGGGGGCGGAAATGAACGCAGTAGTGAGTCAGATCGGTGATCTGGCCGAAGCCGGCGAAAAGATGGTCGAAAGGCTGCGCCGCAAGGCTTTTCTGCCTGACAGCCGCAAGGAACTCAACGTTCGCTTTGGCATCGCCGAAGCCGCGCAACTGCTCGGCTGCTCCACGAATCGGATTCGCATGGCGGAGGAAGATGGTCGCCTTCCCCCTGCCCCGCCGACCGAAAATGGCAGGCGCCCCGGCTACAAGGTCGAAGAGCTGCTCAACATGCGGCAGGTGCTCGGCGCCTCGCCCGAACGCGCGCCGCTCGACATTCCCGCCATCATCGCGGTGCAGAATTTCAAGGGCGGCGTCGGCAAGTCGACCGTCACCACGCATCTTGCCCATTATTTCGCGGTGCAGGGCTATCGCGTGCTCGTCGTCGATTGCGACAGCCAGGCGACCACGACCACCCTGTTCGGCTTCAACCCGCACTTCAATATTCAGCGGGAAGAGACGCTCTACCCCTATCTGTCGATCGATCCGACGCAGGTCGACCTTCTCTATGCGGTCAAGCATACTGCCTGGCCCAATGTCGATCTGATCCCGTCCAATCTCGAATTGTTCGACGTGGAATATGAGCTGGCGGCGGCGGGCAGCGACGGCGGTTCCGTCCTCGCGGCGCGCTTCCGCAAGCTGAAACAGGGCCTGATGGACCTCGCCCGCCATTATGATGTGGTGCTGCTCGATCCCCCGCCAGCGCTCGGCACGATCAGCCTTGCGGTGATGCAGGCGGCCAATGCGCTGCTGGTCCCGCTCGCCGCGACGACACCCGATTTCTGCTCGACCGTCCAGTTCCTCTCGATGATGGATCAGGTGATCAACCAGCTGCAGACCGCTGGTATAGAGGTCGATTATCAGTTCGTCCGCCTGCTCTGTTCGAAATTCGACAGCAATGATCCCAGCCATTCGATGGTCCGCGCGATCATGGAGCAGAGCTTCGGCCCTGCCCTCCTCCCCGTGCCCATCCTCGACAGCGCGGAAATCAGTCATGCGGCATTGCGCATGATGACGGTGTATGAGCTGGAAAAGCCGATCGGCACGCCGCGCACCCACAAGCGCTGCCGCGCCAATCTCGACGAAGCCATGGGCCAGATCGAGGCGCTCGTCCGCCAAAGCTGGGGCCGCGTCGCTCCCGCGCGTGAGGAGGACATCGTCAATGCGGCTTGACCATTGGTTCGCGCAGAGGCGCAGAGGCGCAGAGATGTCGCGCCGCGCCGCAGGCAAATTTCCCCGTGCGAGGCTTCCGCTTGGCGCTGTCGGTTGCATTGATATAGGGGCTGCGCCGCTCACACACCCTCTCTGCGCCTCTGCGCCTCTGCGCGACCAAAAATCAAAGCTGTCCTACAGCAATATGTTCACCCTATGTTCCCCGCGAATCGGAGGACAAGCCCATGGCGCGTAAGCAATCGGACTATCTGGCAGCCCTTTTGTCAGACGAGGCGGAGAGCCCCGCCCCCGTTCCAGCGGCCGACAGCCCGCCTGTTACCGAGGCCGAACCAGCCCCCTCCCCTGCCCCGGCTCGCCCCGAACGGGCGCGCGGCGCAACGCTGCTCGGCCGCGAAACCGCGCTTGCCCGGCTCGCATCAGGCGAGGTGCGGCAGGTCACGCAATTGCTGCTCGATCCGGCAAAGGTTCGTATCTGGCGCGGCAACGCCCGGCTCTATTCCCATCTGACTGAGGATAATTGCCGCGAACTGATCGACTCCATCATCGCGGAAGGGGGCCAGAAGGTTCCCGCCGTCGTCCGCCGCGTCGAAGGCGATCCCGATCACGACTATGAAGTGATCGCGGGCACGCGCCGTCACTTCTCGATCAGCTGGCTGCGGGCGCACAGCTATCCCGACATGATGTTCGTGGCGCAAGTCGCCCAGCTGGACGACGAAGCGGCCTTCCGCCTCGCCGATCTGGAAAACCGCGCGCGCAAGGACGTCACCGATCTCGAACGGGCGCGCAACTATGCCGAGGCATTGGGCGCCCATTATGGCAGCCACCTCACCCGCATGGCCGAACGGCTGAAGCTCTCCAAGGGCTGGCTCAGCAAGATGATCAAGGTCGCAGGGATACCGGACGACATTATCGACGCCTTCCCCTCGCCCGGCGATGTCCAGCTCAAGCCCGCTTATCCGCTGGCGCAGGCGCTCGATGATCCCGCCGCGGCTCCGGCCATCCGCGCTGAAGCCAATCGGCTCACCACGACACAACGGGAACGCCGTTATGCGGGCGCACCGCCCCTCCCCGCTGCTGAAGTTTTGAAGCGCCTTCTTGACGCGCCGCGCGTAGCCGTATCGGAACCGAAGGAAGAGCCCTTCACCTGGACCACGCGCTATGGCCGCCCTGCCCTCACCGTGCAGTCGGTCAACCGCCAGGGCATCACTATCCGCTTTCACGCAGGCTCGGGCGCGGACATGGCAACGCTGGCAACCGCGCTCCGCGACACGCTCGAACATCTTGAACGGCAGGGAATGGGTCTACAGCAGTGACAGGCTCGGGGGGGCATAATAGCATCGCGACACAGGGAAAGGGCATCTTGCCCGGCCTTGGCTCGCGCGCTGTTTCCCCGGGGAAACAAGGCCACACCAGATCGGGCCACCCTCCCCTCTCCTCCCGGAGCCTTCGTTGTTTCGCCCCGATACCATCCCCGTTTCCCCGGGGAAACACCCTCGCCACCCTGCCCTTGCCAAGGAGCCGCCCATGACGCGCACTGGCAAGGCCGAGCTTACCGATCAGTTCGAGCTGTTCCTTCCCTATATCGCGGACATGCCGCTGCGCGACCAACGCGAGATGATGGAGCGCCCCTTCTTCAGCCTCGCCAAGTCGAAGCGCGTCAAGCCGATCGATTACACCTCCCCCGATGGCAAAGCCTGGGTCCATGTGTCCGCCAATCCCGATTACGGCATGGCGACCATCTGGGATGCCGACATCCTTATCTATTGCGCATCGGTCCTCGCCGACATGGCCCGGCGCGGGATCAATGACGTGCCGCGCAAGCTACATCTCATGCCTTATGACTTGCTGCGTGCCATTCATCGCCCGACCACCGGCCGCGCCTATGAATTGCTCGGCCAGTCGCTGGACCGCCTCGTCTCCACCACGATCAAGACCAACATTCGCGCCGAAAACCGCCGCGAGGCGACCTTCAGCTGGCTCGATGGCTGGACCCAGCTTGTCGATGAACGCACCGAACGATCGCGCGGCATGACGATTGAACTTAGCAACTGGTTCTATGAAGGCGTGTTGATGCAGGGCGGCGTCCTGTCCATCGATCGCGCCTATTTCGACCTGACGGGCGGGCGCGAGCGCTGGCTGTACAAGGTCGCGCGCAAACATGCTGGCGGGGCAGGGGAGGGGGGCTTCTCCATCTCCATGCCAACCCTGTTCGAAAAGTCAGGGGCAGAAGGCGCCTATCGCCGCTTCAAGTTCGAGATCGCCAAAATCGCCGAGCGCGATCCGTTGCCCGGCTACACATTATTGCTCGAACAGCCCCAGGGTAAGCGCGAGCCATCGCTACGCATGAGCCGCCGATCGGCCGAAGCCCCGCGCGCCTCAAACGACGTCCCGCCAGCGAAAGTCGGCATCCCACCCAAGGTCGCGGCTCTGAACGGCGCGAAACCTTCTACCCGCCAAAGTCCAGCGGCCGATCCGCAACCCTTGCTCGACGCCGGGGATGTCATCCGCCGTACGGTCACCAGCCTTTCCTCCCGCGCCACCGCTGGCGAACTCACCGACGCAACCCTCGCCACCCTGCGCACGGAATGTCCGGGTTGGGACTATCAATCCCTCCATCAGGATTTCCGCAACTGGCTAGACGCTGACCCGACGCGCACGCCGGTCAACTACCAGAAAGCCTTCATCGGCTTCGTGCGCCGTTTCCATGAAAAGAACCGCCACCGCCTTTGACGTTTCGGCGCAAAAGGCCCCCTCTTCAGTCAGGCCTTGCTCGTTAGCGTATAAGCGTTCCCGAAGTGTCGGTTGCTCCGCAGTGCGTTCGGCGCCTGATTTCCCGAAGCTACTGCCGACTTCATTTCATCCACAGCTTTTGAACGACATTAAGAGGCCGACCAATGCAACTGATTCAATCCCTGCTGAAATCCCCACCTCATCCGGGCACCATCGACACTCCAGGAACGGCCAACGCTCCTTCAGGAACGATCCGCCGACACATCAGGAACACCTTCCTCGACACTCCAGGAACGAAAGCCCGACCTTTCGGGAACAGCCCGGTTCGCCCGACTCGCCTGTCCCCGCCACTTTTGCCGCATCCCGCGCAGGCTTAACTCTCTAACTTTCTACTAAACCCTATAACCAGAAAGAGATTCTTCTAGTTTTTTGAAAGGGAGAGAAGAAGCGAGCTGCGACACCAATTTGGTCGCTCCTTGATGGGAGATGCTGAGCAGGCGCGCGATCGCCACCTTGCTCAAACCCGGATAGGCCAGTTCCAACCGCATCAGCAGCGGTGCCTTGCTCCGCTTCGTCACCGACAGCTCTTCGGGAAGCTTATTGAGCCGCGCTTCAAGCCGGTTAAGTTCCGCCAACCCTTGCGCTGCCTGCCGCCCGATCATTTCAACCAACTGTCCCGCCAGCGTCCTTACATCCACGCCGGGAAATCGGGGCAGATCAACGAAAGACGGAAGTCGCCGCAATGTCAGCCCGGATGCTTCGAGCGCCGCCGGGATGTGCGCCGCCACCACCCATCCCAGGTCCGGCCGTCGGGGATCGATGTGCAACCGCCGTCCATCCGCCGTCGTCAGCAATTGCCCCTCGCTCATGGGCGCCACCAGGCCTTCCCGCGCCGCGATGAGCCGCTCCGCTACCTCTTCCACACCCGTTGAAGGGTAGGGGGCCTCCACAACCGCCTGAACCGCCCGCCAGGCCGGGCCAAAGCGCACCAGATCGTCTGATGCCCAGATTTCCGCCTCTTTCCTGTCATCCAGCAGCTGGCGTGATATGTTCAGCGTCGCCCGCGCGATCGGATCGCGCTCGCCCTCGCTCGCCGAAAGCACGAAATGAACCAGCGCCGCGATCGACAAGGGGTCGTTCAGCCCCTCGCTATGCCGGGGCGGGGGCGTCCGTCCGCAAATCCAGTCCTGCAAATCTCCGACGGAAATGGGCACGGACGCGACACTGGCCAGCGCCGCGGCCCCTTTAAGGCGCGATCGGGCTAGCCAGATGTCAGTCGCCGGGCTGTTGGCAAGGCGCCCATCAAGCCTCCCCAACAAGAGAAATGCCTGCTCCGGCGAGGAAGAAAAATCCCGCATTTCCGGGCTATATCAGCATGTATGATGTAACCAAACACATATGTTGGTTACACATGCTTTTCCCCGTTCAAAACGCGATCAATTCACCTTCTCCTTCATGAATTGAACCCCAATCCAGCTTGAAACCCGCCGCTCCCCACGCCATCTGTCCGGCGGCCAAATTCATTGGAGGGCATGAAAGAAACGCCATGACGAACCCGACCGACGCTGCTCCTGAAACCCGTTCCTTCGAAGCTGACGTAGCCAAATTGCTGCACCTGATGGTGCACTCGGTGTATTCGGACAAGGATGTGTTCCTGCGCGAACTCATCTCCAACGCCGCCGACGCCTGCGAAAAGCTGCGCTATGAAAGCCTCAGCGATCCAGCGCTCGCCGCTGGCGCCAGCCCGCAAGTGACGGTGACGCTCGATCCCGACGCCCGCCAGCTGTCGATCGAGGATAATGGCATCGGCATGAGCGAGGCCGAGCTTGTCGAGGCGCTCGGCACCATCGCCCGTTCCGGAACAAAGGCGTTCATGGAACGCGTCGCCAGCGCCAAGGACGCGGAAGGAACGCAGCTGATCGGCCAGTTCGGCGTCGGCTTCTATTCCGCCTTCATGGTCGCCGATCGCGTCGATGTGTTGTCCCGCCGCGCGGGCTCCGATCAGGCGGCGCGCTGGTCGTCCGATGGCCTTGGCACCTATACGGTCCAGCCCGCCGAAACGGCCGAAGCGCCCGAACATGGCACGCGCGTCCTGCTGCATTTGAAGGAAGATGCTGCGTCCTACACGGAACGCTATCGCGTCCAGCAGATCATCAAGGACCAGTCCGGCCATGTGCCGGTGCCGATCTTCCTCAAGGAAAAGCCCGACGCGGAACTCGAGCAGATCGCGGATGGCGCGGCGCTCTGGACCAAGCCCAAGAGCGAGATCAGCGCGGAGGAATATACCGACTTCTACCGCAGCGTGGCGGGCCAGTTCGACCAGCCCGCACTGACGCTGCATTACCGGGCGGAGGGGCTGCACGAATATTCGGTGCTGGCCTTCATCCCTGAAATGAAGCCGTTCGACCTGTTCGATCCCGACCGCACCGGCCGCATGAAGCTCTATGTCCGCCGCGTCTTCATCACCGACGAGGCGGAGATATTGCCGCGCTACCTGCGCTTCGTGCGCGGTCTGGTGGACTCCAGCGACCTGCCGCTCAACGTGTCGCGCGAAATGATCCAGCAGAGCCCGGTTCTCGCGGCGATCCAGAAGGGCGTCAGCAACCGCATCCTCACCGAACTTGAAAAGCTATCCGCCAACGACGGCGAGGCATACATCAAATTCTGGGACAATTTCGGCGCAGTGCTGAAGGAAGGGCTGTACGAGGACTTCGCCCGCCGCGAGCAACTCCTTGGCCTAGCCCGCTTCAAATCCACTGCTTCGAGCGACAGCTGGCGCTCGCTCAAAGATTATGCGGAGGGCATGAAGGAGAACCAGACGGCGATCTACTACGCCACCGGCTCCGACCTCGACCGCCTTGCGTCCTCGCCGCAGCTGGAAGGCTTTCGCGCGCGCGGTATCGAGGTGCTGCTGCTGACCGATCAGGTGGACAGCTTCTGGGTCACGGCTGGCGTGGACTATGACGGAAAACCCTTCAAGTCGGTGACGCAGGGCCTTGCCGACCTCAGCCTCGTGCCCCTGCCCGAAGGCGAGACGGCCGCGCCCGCTGCCTCGGAAGAAGTCAGCAGCTTCATCGATTTCGCCAAGGATCTGCTCAAGGATCAGGTTTCCGACGTTCGCGTGTCCGAACGGCTGACCGAAAGCCCGGTCTGCCTCGTCGCGGCCGAACATGGCATGGATCGCCAGCTGGAAAAGCTGCTGGCGGCTGCCGGTCGCGGCGGCGGGGCTTCGGCGCCTGTGCTGGAACTCAACCCGCGCCACAGCCTGATCGTCCGGCTGAGCGGCCTTCAGGACGACAACAGCCTGCGCGAGGATGCCGCCTGGCTGCTGCTGGATGAGGCGCGGATTGCCGATGGCGAATTGCCCACCGATCCGCGTGCCTTTGCCGATCGGCTCGGGCGACTCATGGCGAAGGCTCTGGGCTAAGCGCCGTGGATCAAATCGGCCTTACACCCTGAAACCGTTCGCCCTGAGCCTGTCGAAGGGCTCTTCTTTCTTCCAAAGAAGTGAAGCGCTTTGACAGGCTCAGCTCGAACGGATTGTGCATTAAGATTCAACACACTCTGCTTTGGTCGCGATCTGCTGTCGCGGCATAATCCCGCGCCGGCAACAATCAGCCGAGCGTCACGAAGATTTCCGCCTCTATCAGCCACTCGTCCCGCAGCTTGCGCCATTTCGCGCTATAGATGCCGGATGCGGTCGGTTCCTGCGTGTCCGCCGCCAAGCCTTTCCATTCACCCTGTTCCATCGCGATCGGTTCGACAGGGGAGGCGGTGATGCTGGTGGGCATCCGGACATAGATGGTGCGCTCGGGCGACGCGAACTCGCGCTTCCATGCCATTAGCTGCGCCTTCCGGCCGCTGATCACCCCGCTGTCACTGCCGGTCACCAAAATCGCGGCGGGTGACAACAGCGGGCCTATCGCGCTCAGGTCCATCTCCGCCAACGCCCGGTTGAATGCCGCGCGCCGCATTCGGATCGCAAGATCGCAGGATTGGGTCACTCAACTATTCCGATCAGCACCGCTTGTGTCAGCCGCCTATGATCCAGCGCCGTCGCCGCTGCAAGAAAGGAGCGTCAGAGTAAATCCGGCCGCCACCCATCCCGATGGCACCGACGCAATCTCTGCGCCCCACGATGCGCCCGGTCGTTAAGCCATTGCAATGAAGATGCAACCGCCAGGATATTGCCGCGTTATAACTTGATGATTTTGCGGTGCGGTGCGTCTGATCCTGCTTCGGCAGGCGATGGATTTTGTGACTTGATCGTTATGCCGACGGCCGTGCTGACGGAGGCATGGTTGAATGACAGATATTTTTGATCGCGTTTCGACGGGCAATTCCGGGCTCGATCTGGTGTTGGGTGGAGGCCTGCCTGCCCAGAGGCTGTATCTCGTCGAAGGCGCTCCCGGATCGGGAAAGACGACGCTCGCGCTGCAATTCCTGCTCGAAGGCGTGGCGGCGGGCGAGCCGGTCCTTTATGTAACGTTGTCGGAAACCAGCGAGGAGTTATCGGTCGTTGCTGCCTCGCACGGCTGGGACCTCAACAACGTCAATCTCTTCGAACTTGCCTCCGCCGATTCCGTGCTGGGCATAGGACGGGACCAATCGATCCTGCACAGTTGGGAAATGGAACTGGGCGGCACCATCGAACTCATCCGGGAGGAGGTGCAACGGCTGAAACCCCGTCGCATCGTGTTCGACAGCCTGTCCGAATTGCGGCTTCTGGCGCAGGACCCGCTCCGTTACCGGCGCCAGCTGCTGTTCCTCAAACAGTTTTTCGCGCAGATCGACACCACGGTTCTGCTGGTCGACGACCTGACCGGCGGCGCGGGTATCCGCGACAATCACCTGCATAGTCTCTGCCATGGAGTGATAACGCTGGAACGGCTGACGCTCGATTTCGGCGCGGCGCGGCGGCGAATGCAAATTCAGAAGATGCGCGGCGTCGATTTCGTCGCCGGTTATCACGACATGATCATTCGCAAGGGCGGCATCGACATATTCCCCCGCCTCATCGCGTCCGACCATCATGCGCCGTTCGTCGGCGAACCGGTGCCCAGCAAGATTCCGGAGCTGGACGCCATCCTGGACGGCGGTCCCCAACGCGGTACCAGCACGCTCATCACGGGGCCTGCGGGCGCGGGCAAGACGACGCTGGCCCTGCAATATGTCATCGCCGCCTGCGAACGTGGCGAACACGCGGTGATCTATGAATTTGAC contains:
- a CDS encoding aldo/keto reductase, yielding MPNTLPTRQIGPLTVSAIGLGCMNLSHGYMPRPDVDQAERLLLHALDSGVTFFDTAAIYGFGRNEELLGRSLMHRRGEFTLASKCVLGEIDGKRGLDGSPQAIASVLEVALRRLRVEQIDLYYMHRLDPKVPIEESMGALVRAVEAGKIRAIGLSEMSAATIRRAHAVHPIAAVQTEYSPWTRNPEIAVLDVCAELGIGFVAFSPLGRGLLAGRIGEEGVDAGDLRADMPRFRPPHLAHNMALYEGLRTLAQGAGCSAAQLCLAWLLSKGDTIVPIPGTTSIAHLDEDLAALTLDLPADVLAAVDALFPPGAASGGRYNAQAQAQVGTETWPGEVAG
- a CDS encoding AAA family ATPase — translated: MNAVVSQIGDLAEAGEKMVERLRRKAFLPDSRKELNVRFGIAEAAQLLGCSTNRIRMAEEDGRLPPAPPTENGRRPGYKVEELLNMRQVLGASPERAPLDIPAIIAVQNFKGGVGKSTVTTHLAHYFAVQGYRVLVVDCDSQATTTTLFGFNPHFNIQREETLYPYLSIDPTQVDLLYAVKHTAWPNVDLIPSNLELFDVEYELAAAGSDGGSVLAARFRKLKQGLMDLARHYDVVLLDPPPALGTISLAVMQAANALLVPLAATTPDFCSTVQFLSMMDQVINQLQTAGIEVDYQFVRLLCSKFDSNDPSHSMVRAIMEQSFGPALLPVPILDSAEISHAALRMMTVYELEKPIGTPRTHKRCRANLDEAMGQIEALVRQSWGRVAPAREEDIVNAA
- a CDS encoding ParB/RepB/Spo0J family partition protein is translated as MARKQSDYLAALLSDEAESPAPVPAADSPPVTEAEPAPSPAPARPERARGATLLGRETALARLASGEVRQVTQLLLDPAKVRIWRGNARLYSHLTEDNCRELIDSIIAEGGQKVPAVVRRVEGDPDHDYEVIAGTRRHFSISWLRAHSYPDMMFVAQVAQLDDEAAFRLADLENRARKDVTDLERARNYAEALGAHYGSHLTRMAERLKLSKGWLSKMIKVAGIPDDIIDAFPSPGDVQLKPAYPLAQALDDPAAAPAIRAEANRLTTTQRERRYAGAPPLPAAEVLKRLLDAPRVAVSEPKEEPFTWTTRYGRPALTVQSVNRQGITIRFHAGSGADMATLATALRDTLEHLERQGMGLQQ
- a CDS encoding replication initiator protein A: MTRTGKAELTDQFELFLPYIADMPLRDQREMMERPFFSLAKSKRVKPIDYTSPDGKAWVHVSANPDYGMATIWDADILIYCASVLADMARRGINDVPRKLHLMPYDLLRAIHRPTTGRAYELLGQSLDRLVSTTIKTNIRAENRREATFSWLDGWTQLVDERTERSRGMTIELSNWFYEGVLMQGGVLSIDRAYFDLTGGRERWLYKVARKHAGGAGEGGFSISMPTLFEKSGAEGAYRRFKFEIAKIAERDPLPGYTLLLEQPQGKREPSLRMSRRSAEAPRASNDVPPAKVGIPPKVAALNGAKPSTRQSPAADPQPLLDAGDVIRRTVTSLSSRATAGELTDATLATLRTECPGWDYQSLHQDFRNWLDADPTRTPVNYQKAFIGFVRRFHEKNRHRL
- the htpG gene encoding molecular chaperone HtpG, which produces MTNPTDAAPETRSFEADVAKLLHLMVHSVYSDKDVFLRELISNAADACEKLRYESLSDPALAAGASPQVTVTLDPDARQLSIEDNGIGMSEAELVEALGTIARSGTKAFMERVASAKDAEGTQLIGQFGVGFYSAFMVADRVDVLSRRAGSDQAARWSSDGLGTYTVQPAETAEAPEHGTRVLLHLKEDAASYTERYRVQQIIKDQSGHVPVPIFLKEKPDAELEQIADGAALWTKPKSEISAEEYTDFYRSVAGQFDQPALTLHYRAEGLHEYSVLAFIPEMKPFDLFDPDRTGRMKLYVRRVFITDEAEILPRYLRFVRGLVDSSDLPLNVSREMIQQSPVLAAIQKGVSNRILTELEKLSANDGEAYIKFWDNFGAVLKEGLYEDFARREQLLGLARFKSTASSDSWRSLKDYAEGMKENQTAIYYATGSDLDRLASSPQLEGFRARGIEVLLLTDQVDSFWVTAGVDYDGKPFKSVTQGLADLSLVPLPEGETAAPAASEEVSSFIDFAKDLLKDQVSDVRVSERLTESPVCLVAAEHGMDRQLEKLLAAAGRGGGASAPVLELNPRHSLIVRLSGLQDDNSLREDAAWLLLDEARIADGELPTDPRAFADRLGRLMAKALG
- a CDS encoding nuclear transport factor 2 family protein codes for the protein MTQSCDLAIRMRRAAFNRALAEMDLSAIGPLLSPAAILVTGSDSGVISGRKAQLMAWKREFASPERTIYVRMPTSITASPVEPIAMEQGEWKGLAADTQEPTASGIYSAKWRKLRDEWLIEAEIFVTLG